Proteins encoded together in one Cicer arietinum cultivar CDC Frontier isolate Library 1 chromosome 4, Cicar.CDCFrontier_v2.0, whole genome shotgun sequence window:
- the LOC101501059 gene encoding chalcone--flavanone isomerase 1B-2-like, whose product MTTAASITGVKVEFLEFPPVVTSPATAKSYFLGGAGVRGLHIDGEFVKFTGLGVYLEDKAVLSLAANWKDKTPAQLLESLDFYRDIVKGPFEKFIRGTKVRKLEGPEYVRKVSENCIAHMKAQGTYGDAEEKAIQEFREAYKDQTFPPGATVFYRQSPNGTLGLSFSKDETIPEHEYAVFNNKPLSEAVLETMIGEIPVSPALKESLATRLYEFMKNDNFTIGN is encoded by the exons ATGACGACGGCAGCATCCATCACTGGAGTGAAGGTTGAGTTTCTTGAATTTCCGCCGGTGGTCACATCTCCGGCAACCGCCAAGTCCTATTTCCTCGGTGGCgcag GAGTGAGAGGGTTACATATTGATGGAGAGTTTGTGAAGTTCACGGGATTGGGAGTTTATTTGGAAGACAAAGCAGTGTTATCACTAGCTGCTAACTGGAAAGACAAAACTCCAGCTCAGCTTTTGGAATCTCTTGATTTCTATAGAGATATTGTCAAAG GTCCCTTTGAGAAATTTATTCGAGGGACAAAGGTGAGAAAATTGGAAGGTCCTGAATATGTAAGAAAGGTATCAGAAAATTGTATTGCTCATATGAAAGCTCAAGGGACATATGGTGATGCTGAAGAAAAAGCCATTCAAGAATTTAGAGAAGCTTACAAGGATCAAACTTTTCCACCAGGCGCTACTGTTTTCTACAGACAATCACCAAATGGAACATTAGGG CTTAGTTTCTCGAAAGATGAGACAATACCCGAACATGAGTATGCGGTTTTTAACAACAAGCCACTTTCAGAGGCAGTTTTGGAGACCATGATTGGCGAAATTCCTGTTTCACCTGCTTTGAAAGAGAGTTTGGCTACAAGACTTTATGAGTTTATGAAGAATGACAATTTCACCATtggaaattga
- the LOC101501370 gene encoding chalcone--flavanone isomerase 2, producing the protein MASLPVTALEIENIVFPPTVKPPGSCDTLFLGGAGVRGLQIHDKFVKFTAIAIYLQYTSIPFLADKWKGKSATELTETVPFFRDIVTGPFEKFMQVTMILPLTGQQYSEKVSENCVAIWKSLGIYTDEEAKAIEKFLSVFKDQTFPSGSSILFTVSPKGAGSLTISFSKDGSIPEVESAVIENKLLSEAVLESMIGAHGVSPAAKQSLASRLSELFKEGSDTSISPK; encoded by the exons ATGGCGTCGCTTCCCGTAACCGCTTTGGAGATCGAGAACATCGTATTCCCTCCCACCGTTAAGCCTCCTGGATCCTGCGACACCTTATTCCTCGGCGGCGCTGGAGTCAGGGGTCTTCAAATCCATGACAAATTCGTTAAATTCACCGCTATTGCCATTTATTTGCAGTATACATCTATTCCCTTCCTCGCCGATAAATGGAAGGGTAAGTCTGCTACTGAACTAACGGAAACCGTCCCCTTCTTCAGGGATATTGTTACAG GTCCATTTGAGAAATTTATGCAAGTGACAATGATCTTGCCATTGACTGGGCAACAATACTCAGAGAAAGTGTCAGAAAATTGTGTAGCTATTTGGAAGTCTCTTGGGATTTATACTGATGAAGAAGCCAAAGCAATAGAGAAATTTCTTTCTGTTTTCAAAGATCAAACATTCCCATCGGGCTCTTCTATCCTTTTCACTGTATCACCTAAGGGAGCAGGATCATTAACG ATAAGTTTCTCTAAAGATGGATCCATTCCAGAGGTTGAGTCTGCAGTTATAGAGAATAAACTACTTTCAGAGGCTGTGCTTGAGTCAATGATAGGTGCACATGGCGTCTCCCCTGCAGCAAAACAGAGTTTGGCCTCTAGATTATCTGAGTTATTCAAAGAGGGTTCTGATACTAGTATATCACCAAAATGA